A genome region from Mercenaria mercenaria strain notata chromosome 11, MADL_Memer_1, whole genome shotgun sequence includes the following:
- the LOC123531858 gene encoding uncharacterized protein LOC123531858 — protein sequence MEDPLHILIVGHNLQAKCDVANAFIKQKSGFKQFNCRQNLLVKKIVGAKSTQTVAGRQLHIVLTPNLNTPGWTHMNDGIISKYTNRVFVYVKAPGLVRVNDDESIKNIKEKFRKPNLKRYVHKEKTNG from the exons ATGgaag ATCCTCTTCATATTTTAATTGTTGGACATAATCTTCAGGCAAAATGCGACGTTGCAAACgcatttataaaacaaaagaGTGGATTCAAACAGTTTAACTGTCGTCAAAATTTGCTTGTCAAAAAAATAGTCGGTGCAAAATCAACTCAGACAGTTGCAGGGCGACAACTTCATATTGTCCTCACACCAAACCTCAATACTCCTGGGTGGACACATATGAATGATGGAATAATTAGCAAATACACAAACAGAGTGTTTGTTTATGTTAAAGCACCTGGTCTTGTAAGAGTGAACGATGATGAATCaataaaaaacattaaagaaaagtttCGGAAACCAAACTTAAAACGTTACGTACATAAAGAAAAAACGAACGGATAA